The Anastrepha ludens isolate Willacy chromosome 2, idAnaLude1.1, whole genome shotgun sequence genome contains a region encoding:
- the LOC128860148 gene encoding E3 SUMO-protein ligase ZBED1-like, with amino-acid sequence MIKACELLKKRNLPCYAHSLNLVVQDCLKLDCTKELLKKCKSIVAFFKSSTIAYKKFKDSQLTETKYSLIQEVATRWNSAFLMIERVLKTHEAINITLLSLSKAPQPLTADEINILKDLSQILSPFDIASKEVSSNSKVTVSLVIPVTCGLLNNLENSTKNLLTEVGLKVNEFLIDCVIKRLYKYEDRTVTSISTLLDPRFKKQGFRSQYNAKNAEKLLIEELIHLSKSSAPTSEPPTPIDQPKPTRHPLYEFVKINIENLPRTKRSDAIIDLQQYIGKHHSLGDVDPLKYWQHNENSIKDLTTKYFCIPASSTESERLFSKAGQIITERRAALKAKHVDMLLFLSHNSRILAED; translated from the exons ATGATCAAAGCGTGTGAGCTgcttaaaaaaaggaatttacCCTGCTATGCACACTCACTTAATTTGGTGGTGCAAGATTGCCTTAAGCTGGATTGCACAAaagaattacttaaaaaatgcaAGTCCATTGTCGCGTTTTTTAAAAGTAGCACGATTGCTTACAAGAAATTTAAAGATTCTCAATTGACGGAAACTAAATATAGTCTAATACAGGAAGTTGCCACCAGATGGAACAGTGCATTCCTAATGATTGAAAGAGTCTTAAAAACACATGAAGCAATCAATATAACACTTCTAAGTTTGTCGAAAGCGCCACAGCCTCTCACAGCTGACGAAATCAACATATTAAAAGACTTGTCACAAATACTTTCTCCCTTTGACATTGCTTCCAAAGAAGTGTCATCGAATTCTAAAGTCACAGTATCACTAGTTATTCCAGTTACTTGTGGCCTCTTAAACAACTTGGAAAATAGCACAAAAAATCTTCTTACCGAAGTTGGCCTTAAAGTAAacgaatttttaattgattgcGTAATCAAAAGGTTGTACAAGTACGAAGATCGCACAGTAACTAGCATTTCTACATTGCTTGATCCAAGGTTTAAAAAACAAGGTTTCCGTTCGCAATACAATGccaaaaatgctgaaaaacttttaattgaaGAACTTATTCATCTGAGCAAGTCTTCAGCTCCCACCTCAGAGCCACCAACACCAATTGATCAACCAAAACCAACACGACATCCTCTTTAtgaatttgtaaaaatcaacATAGAAAATTTGCCTAGGACCAAGCGCTCCGATGCAATAATTGATTTACAACAATATATTGGGAAACATCACTCCTTGGGCGATGTTGATCCCCTCAAATATTGGCAG CATAACGAAAATAGTATAAAAGACCTTACtacgaaatatttttgcattcctGCTTCATCGACAGAGTCGGAGCGATTGTTCAGCAAAGCTGGACAAATTATAACGGAACGAAGAGCTGCCTTAAAAGCTAAGCATGTGGACATGCTCCTTTTTCTTAGTCACAATTCTCGGATCTTGGCAGAAGACTGa